Part of the Stackebrandtia endophytica genome is shown below.
CGCTGTTGGCGCTGACGGCCGCGTCGCGGTCCATGACCAGAATCCAGTCGGGGTTGGAGTCGGCGATGGCCTCCACGGAGATGTCGTCACCGGTGTCGACCCCCGAGGAGTCCTCCGGCGCCTCGATGGACGGCGTCAGTCCGAGGATGTCGAACACCGGGCCGAGGGTGCGTCCCACACTCGGAGCGGAGTAGTTGATGTCACTGCCGGAGGTGATGACCGACATGACGGTCTGTTCAGAGTCGTAGGCCGCCTTCACGCGCTCCACGGCAGCGTCGAAGGCGTCGATGAGATCCTGGGCGTCCTCTTCGTGGTCGAAGATCTGGCCGAGAACCTCGGTCTGGCGCTTCAGTTCGGCGGCGAAGTCCTCGCCGTCACGCGGGTCCAGATCGACGACGGCGGCGTCGGGGACGAGACCGGTGATGTCGTCGTAGTAGTCGGCGAACCGCTGACCGTTGATGACCAGGTCGGGCTGCACCGCCACGAGGGCCTCCAGGTCCGGCTCGCGGTGGTTGCCCAGGTCGACGATCGAGTCGTCGTTCTTGTAGGACCGCTCGGGGTCCATCAGGGACACGGCGGCGGCACTGAGTTCGATGCCCCACTCGTCGAGGGTCTGGAAGATCCGGTTGTCGGTGGCCACGACGCTGGTCGCCGACACCGGGACGGTCACGGTGCCGTGGTTGTCGGTGATCTCGATGGTGTCGGTCTTCTCGTCGGCGGCGGCGTCCTGGCCGCCACAGGCGCTCAGTCCGAGCGCGAGAACCGCGGCTCCGGCGACGACCGCGGCGCGGCGGTGCTTGCTGATCATGCGAAAGGCTCTCTTTCAGGGTCGGTTCGGGGCATCGCGGGCGGGATACTCCCGTGGTGGTCCAGAAGGGGTGTGGCGCCTCGACTCCCCTGATCTGAGCGCGCGCCGGGGACCTCGAGCCTCACTTAGGTTAGGCTAACCTGCGAGCTTTCGGGGGTCACGCGGGGGTCGTCAACCTGCCGATCCATCGAAAGCATCACCGTGCGTGAGCTCGACGAACACGGTGTCGACCGACCCCGACGACTCACGATCCGGCATCGAACGCGAACTCGACGACCGATCAGCCCGGCCGCCACATGACAACGGAACTCTCAAGAGCACAGGCGACAAGAAGTCCCTCGGGCCCGAACGCGAGGTCTCGCACCTCGTCGCCCTCGTTCATCAACGTGTCCAACTGTTCCCCGGTGCGGGGATTCCACAGAGCGACCGCCTCGTCCTCGTTGATGCCCGCGACGCTGCTGCCGGCCATCAGGATCGTTCCGTCCGGGCTGAACGCGATACTCTCGGTGAGCCCATTGGCGTCGAGGGTCGACACCTTGCCCCAACCGTCCACATTCCACACATCGACGACCCCGCCGCCGATCGCATAACCACCGGCGGCCAACAGTGAGCCGTCCGGACTGAATCGGACCGGGCCGACGATCGGCGAAGAGTAATCGAGCGTGACCACCGGCAGTTCGGTCGCCACATCCCACACCCGCACCTGCTGGACGAAGTCGTAGCTGTCGGCCTGCTGTTCATGTTGACCGTTCACCGGCTCACCGACCCAGCCGACCGCAAGCAGGTTCGCGTCGGGGCTGAACGCCAAACCGTGAACGGATTTTCCGATCTCCAGCGTGCGCAGCACCTCCTGGGCCGAGATGTCCCACACGATGACCCGCCCGTCACGCTCATAGGCCAGCCATGATCCGTCGGGGCTGATCGCCGCCGACTCCATATCGGAGTCAAACTGACACAAAATCTCTCCATTTTCGACATCCCAGACGTACGCCGAATCGGGTCCCCACCCGACAAGCCGTCGACCGTCGGCGTCGAAGGCCAGGCGTTCACCACGCTCAGGTTGCGCCAACACCCCCGCCAACGTGCCGTCCGGGTTCCACAGCTCTACGTTGTCTCGCATCGAGACTGCCAACCGCCCATCCGGGTGGAAGGCGATCCCACCGACGTCGATGAGCCCGGAGATGAACGGCTCCGACTTCCAAGTGAGCGGTTCCGACGACGACGCGTCCCCCGGCTCAGCGGGCGCCTCGGCTTCGTTCAGCATCACACCCGTTGCCACCGCGGCGATCCCGGCTGCGGCGACTCCACCGAGTAGGACGGCGCGACGACTCAGCCGGATCCGAGAGGTCGAGGTCGGGGGCACCACGGTGAGGCGGCCGGCACCCCGCACGGCGACCGGATCATCCTGCGGCGAGTCGGCCTCGACGACCGGTGGGCCGACCACCGGCACCGCTGCGGGCTCGCTGAACAGCGCTCCGTGGGCGACCACCTGCTCCAGCTGATCGATCACCGTCGGCGCCACACCCAGTTCCCGGTGCAACATCGTTGCCACCAAGGGCATCCGGCTGGCGCCACCGACCAGGAACACGCCCATCACATCGGCCGGGCCGAGCTTCGCCTCCCGAATCACCGCCTGCACCACCCGAACCGACCGAGCCACGAACGGGGCCGCCACCTCCTCCAATTCGGAGCGTGTCAAGTGGACGTCCCGGTCGAGCACCGGAATGTACAGGTCGGCGGAGGCATGCCGGGTGAGCCGCTCCTTGGCCAACCGAATGTCCTCGACGAAACCGTGGCGGCCCCGGCGGTGTCCGGTGGTCCTGGGATCGGTCAACCAGTCCCAATCGGCTGCGGAACCGACCCGACTACGCAACTCGGCACCGACGGCCGCATCGATGTCGATGCCTCCCAGCCGATCCAGGCCGTCCAAAGAGGTCACCGTGAAATCAGCACCCTCCCTGGTGACGACGCTGGCGTCGAAGGTGCCGCCACCGAAGTCGTACACCACGATCGACGCGCCCGAAGGCACCTCGTAACCCAGCCGTCGAACGAAATAGTTGGCGGCGGCAACCGGTTCGGGCACCAATCGGACCTCGCCGAGCCCGGCCCGCTCACACGCATCCGACAGCACCGACCGGCGCGTCGGCCCCCACACCGCGGGGTGAGTCACGACCACCTCTGACGGCAACTCCCCCAAGACCTGCACACATTCGGTGCACACCCGCTCGAGAACGACCGCGAACAGATCGGGCACCGCCATCTCCCGCTCACCGAGTAGAACGGTCCCATCGTCGATGCACCGCTTCGGGTGCGGTTCGAGACGAGCCGGAGCGGTACGTGAAGAGAACCAGGCGTCTCGACCGACCAGGACATCACCGTTGTCGGCTACAAACACCGCGGACGGCAGCAGCGGCGAGGAGTCGAACAACAACGGTTCGGTCCGGCCATCAGCGCGACGCACCATCGCCACGGTGTGAGAGGTACCGAAATCGATTCCGAGTCCCGCGGGCATTGAGACAGCCTAAAGCACCAGGCCCGTCCGTCACGAAATCCGTCTCTCGCAACACATCCCGCACCTGTACGGCATCGGCGTTTCATCGCCGCGACGACGGGTAATCCCGTGATGTCGCACGAAAGGGGGGAGGACCGTGAAACACGACGAATTCATCGGTCAAGTGCAGGCCCGGGCGCAGCTGCCCAGTCGGGGAGCCGCCGAGGCGGCGACCAGGGCCACGCTGGAGACACTGGGTGAACGGGTACCGGAAAACGTCGCCGACCACCTGGCATCGCAACTGCCCGGCGAGATCGGCGAGCATCTGCGACGCACCGAGGTCATGGGCGGCCTGGGCACCGGGGAACGGTTCGATCTACACGAGTTCGTTCGCCGGGTCGCCGACCGCGGCCGCGTCGACGAACCCGTGGCGGTGTACCAGGCGAGAGTCGTTCTGGAGGTGACCGACGAGGCCACCGAGGGAATCATGGACAAGGTCCGACTACAGCTTCCCGACGACCTGCGTCATCTCGTGGACGCGGGCAGTCGAGGTGATATGACGTGAAGCGGCCTTGAGGCACCGCGGCCGGACACGGCTCAGCCGGTTCGCTCCGACTGGCCGCGTTCGACACAGAACTCGTTGCCCTCCGGGTCGAGCAGGGTCACCCAGCCACGGCCGTCGGGCACCCGGTGATCCTCGTACAGCCGAGCACCCAACCCGATGGCCCGCTCGACCTCCTCGTCACGGGTGCGTTCAGTGGGCATCCAGTCGAAGTGAACCCGGTTCTTCACAGCCTTGGGTTCGGGTACCTGGATGAACAGCACACCCGGCACCGGATCGGGTGCCTCCAGCAACACCTCGGAATCACCCGGTTCATCCACGTCGGAGATGGGCCATCCGGTGACCTCGCTCCAGAACCGCGCCAGCTCATAGGCATTGGCGCAATCGATGGTGATGTGACGTAGACGCATGGGACGAACCTACTGGGGTACCGGACACCGCTCAACGTCATTTCGAGCCGCGATTTCGAGCCGCCACCGGCCGGTCGCGTCGGCGGCACCGGCGAGGCAAGATGGAGTCCAGCCATCAGAGAGGACCACCATGGTCGAGGTAATCGTCGACGTCTCCGGTGAACCGGCGGTGAAGTCGGAACTGCTCGCCTGGATACAGCGCATCCCGCTGGTCGCCGAGCTGGACCCGCGCCACATCGATGGGGAGATAACCGCCACCCTCGCCAGTCCGGCACAACTGGGGACACTGGCGATGGCCGTGGCGACGTTCCTTCGCACCAAACCCGGCGAGCAACGACCGACCGTCACGGTGAGCGCACCCAATGGAGAGTTGCTGGATTTGACGGCGAGCCCCGATCCGCACGCCATCCGGCGGGTCTACATTGCGATGGACAAACCGGCCCCACCCCCGCCGCTTCCGGCGACGCCGGCAATCGACTCCATCGTGGATGCCGAAATCATCGAGGACGACCCGGGACCGGCACCCTCCTCATCGGTCTGAACGACAGTGCGGTAATCACACCGTCCCGACCGGGCGACTCCATCCGAGGTCGGTCTGACGGGGCGAATCGGCTCGGTTCGCGCGACCGGCCACGCTGTCGCATCTCACAGCGCGACTCGGGACCGGTCATGTACCGGAGCCCGTGAGACTCCACGCCGAATCGCCCCCCGCGCAACCGGGTCGAGTCATACCACTGACGCGGCGGCACCGGGTGAGCCCGTCCATACTCGACAAGTCAACGGTGGACGACGGAACCACCGGCCAGGTCACCGGGACGGAATGCCCGCTCCGGGCCGCTGGAACCGGCAATCAGTGAAATATCCAACCCGCCATGCCGCACACCTACCCATCGGTAGTGATCGATCCACCACCGTGGAAACCACTCACCGTTCCTGACGTGCCACTGTGCCGCCGAAACGACGCCGAACCCCGATCCCCCTCTCCCACGCCTCCACCACCCGAACCGCGCGGCTTTTCAACGACGATCAGGTGAAAGGTCACCGCAAATCGCGAAACATCTTCAGTCTTGGGGCAGAATGCAATGACCGCTAACCGGATCCACCGACCCGGTCAGCACCCCGAAACCTGTCGCCCGCGGTATCCGGAGGCACCCATGCCTGGTGAGGCAAACCGAGCCGGCCGCCCATTCATGCTGGGCGGGCGACCGCTGCACACCGTCATCCGTGAACAGGTCACGCCGCTGGCGAAGACCCTCACACAGCTCATCGCCACCGAGGTCGACACCTATCGCCGCATGGACGAGAGCGACCTCAACCGGGACATCGTCGCCCTCGTCGAACACAACCTGTTCATGCTGGCCAACACCTTCGAACGCGGTAAAGCACCCGAGGCGGACGAGCTGGCGGTACTGCGCGCCGCCGCCGGGCGCGGCGCACACGAGAACCATCCGCTGGAGGACATCCTGGCCGCCTACCACCTGGGCGCCCGTCACGCGACCGCCCAGATCTTCGCCGACGCCGATCCGGAGGACTACGGCGACATCGTGGCCGCACACAAACTGTTGCTCGACTCCAACCAGGTGATCTCGGCGGTGGTGTGCGCTGGATACAGCACCGCGAGGGAATCAATGCGCAGCCAGGAACAGGACGCCCGCCACACCGTGGTCTCCGCGCTGTTGGACGGCGCGCGTCCCATGCAGGCCGGAGCCTTCGCCGGAGTCCGACTGGCGTCGCGATACCTGGTCCTGACCGTCACGATCGACCCGAATCCCGAGGAACTCACCGACGACCCGGCGGGTGTCCGCGCCGGACGCAGCAAACTCGATCGCATTCGACAGGTCCTCGACGGGCGCACCCCGGAACCGGTGCTGACGGTGCTGGATCCCGCCGGAGGCCTCCTGCTGGTGCCCACATCGGAGTCCCCCGCGGAATGGGACGACGCGGCGAAGTTGATCAACCTGATGACCGACGTCGCCGGTGCCCCCATCTGGGCCGCCGGCGAACTCACCGAGATCGCCGAGGTCGCGCAAGCCGCCCGACTGACCCAGGAGGTGTTGGAGGTGGTCCGCGCCTTCGGACGCCTCCCCGGACTGTACCGACTGTCCGATGTGCTGCTGGAGTACCAGTTGACACGTCCGTCCAAAGCGGTCACCCAGTTGGCGAGCCTCCTCGACCCGCTCGAAGACAACCCGGACCTGCTGCACACCCTTCAGGTCTACCTGGCCAACAGCCTCGACCGCCGCCGCACCGCCGCGCTGCTACACGTTCACCCCAATACCGTGGACTACCGGCTTCGCCGAGCGGTACAGCTGACCGGCCTGGACCCGCTGGACCCCAGTCATCTGCAACGCATCGGGGCGGCCATCACCGCGCGACGCACCAAACCACGGTAGCGAACTCACGACACCAGGTAGGGCACCCGCCCTCGACCACTGCCGGGCCGGGCGGCCCACCATCCACACAGGTGCTCGCCATCACGTTGAACGCCGTCGGCCTCGCCGCCCTCGATCCGACCGTGCCTCGAAGCGACGATCCAACCGATCCACTCTCGATCGGCGGCAGGACTTCACCGAGGATCCGCCCCCTCCGCTGAACATCGACTCCGCGCGGCATCGCCGTCGAAACCGGTGGCCGACCTCAACGGCCAGCCCGCCCGACAAAGGGGCGTCCACCCGACCGGCGAGAGGCGCCACGACCGAAACGGGTACCGACAGACACATTGCTACACTTGATGCATCAATACGCCTAGTGCACCAAGGGGCATCATGGTCAACCTTCACCAACGCGTCATCCTCATCACCGGCGCCGGACGCGGCATCGGACGCGCACTCGCCCACTACCTGGCGAAACACGGCGCACACGTCATAGTCAACGACATCGGAACCGCTATCGACGGCACCGGCATCGACACCTCCGTCGCCCACACCGTCGCCACCGAGATCACCGCCAACGGCCACACCGCCATCGCCGACACCCACGACATCACCGACTTCGCCCAGGCGGCCAACCTCATCGACCACGCCGTCGACGCCTTCGGTGACCTCGACGTCGTCGTCAACAACGCCGCCACCGAACGCAACCTCGGACTACTCGACCTCACCGAATCCGACTTCCGCAGCGTCATCGACGTCAGTCTCACCGGCACCTTCGCCGTCAGCCACCATGCAGCCGTCCACTGGCGCGACCGCCACACCGGCCCCGACTCACCACGACGCAACCTCATCCACACCGCATCCGGCTCCGGCCTACTCAACCCACTGCCCACCCAGACCAACTACGCCGCCGCCAAAGCCGGCGTCGCCGCCATGACGACCGTTCACGCACTCGAACTGGCGCGCTACAACATCGCCGTCAACTGCCTGTCACCGTCCATGGTGCGCACCCGACTCACCGAAGCCACCCCGGGAATGCCCGCGCCAGTCGACAACGGCTTCGACCCCAACCACCCCCGCGTCTGCGCCCCCATCGTGGCCTACCTCGCCGACGCCGACTGCACCCTCAACGGTCAAGTACTGTCCGTACGGGGCGGCACCGTCGCCGTCAACCGAGGATGGAGCCTCGGCGACCACGTCCACAAGGACGACTACTGGACACCAGACGAACTGGCCGATCAACTGCCCCACCTCACTCACGACGACCCACACGACACACTCGCCGCGACCCTGGACGCCGCGCTGGGAACCGGCTTCGCCGCCGGTGGACGAGACGCCTTCCAGGGCTTCATCAACTCCGCACTCGACAACGCGGCGGCAGCCCACACCACATAGGAGGCAGAGTGGCCAAGCCCCCGCTGGCGACATCGACGATCGTCGAGGCCCTCGCACCCCGGTTCGGCCGCATCGAACTGGCCGCGATCACCGAGGGGGAAGAGTCACAGGCCTTCGGCCTCCACCACACCGACGGTGAGTTCATCGTCCGAGTCAACCGATCCGACACCGGATTCCGCAAGGACGCCTGGGCGCACTCCACACTCGGGGACCACCTCCCGATCCCCGAAGTGATCCACATCGGACGAATCGACGACGATCACCACTACTGTGTCTCGACCCGCCTACCCGGCGACATCGTCCAGGACACCACCGACGACCGGCAACTCACCGAGCTGGCACCCGTCATGACCGAAGCCCTGGAACTGGTGAACTCGGTGAACCCGTCCCACCTCAACGGGTACGGCGACTTCGATCCCGCCACCGCCGCCACCGGTCACCGGCGGTGGCGCGACGTCGTCCTTGACCTGGCCGCCACCGACCTCGACCACCCGAACACCCCGCCCGACATCGCCTCCTCCGAAGTGGAACGACTGCGGGACGTCGTCACCACGCTGGCCGCCGACCTGCCGGAGGAGCCGCGGTTGGTGCACGGCGACTTCGGCGCCAACAACCCGCTGGTACGCGACGGTCGGGTCACCGGGGTGCTCGAC
Proteins encoded:
- a CDS encoding Hsp70 family protein — protein: MPAGLGIDFGTSHTVAMVRRADGRTEPLLFDSSPLLPSAVFVADNGDVLVGRDAWFSSRTAPARLEPHPKRCIDDGTVLLGEREMAVPDLFAVVLERVCTECVQVLGELPSEVVVTHPAVWGPTRRSVLSDACERAGLGEVRLVPEPVAAANYFVRRLGYEVPSGASIVVYDFGGGTFDASVVTREGADFTVTSLDGLDRLGGIDIDAAVGAELRSRVGSAADWDWLTDPRTTGHRRGRHGFVEDIRLAKERLTRHASADLYIPVLDRDVHLTRSELEEVAAPFVARSVRVVQAVIREAKLGPADVMGVFLVGGASRMPLVATMLHRELGVAPTVIDQLEQVVAHGALFSEPAAVPVVGPPVVEADSPQDDPVAVRGAGRLTVVPPTSTSRIRLSRRAVLLGGVAAAGIAAVATGVMLNEAEAPAEPGDASSSEPLTWKSEPFISGLIDVGGIAFHPDGRLAVSMRDNVELWNPDGTLAGVLAQPERGERLAFDADGRRLVGWGPDSAYVWDVENGEILCQFDSDMESAAISPDGSWLAYERDGRVIVWDISAQEVLRTLEIGKSVHGLAFSPDANLLAVGWVGEPVNGQHEQQADSYDFVQQVRVWDVATELPVVTLDYSSPIVGPVRFSPDGSLLAAGGYAIGGGVVDVWNVDGWGKVSTLDANGLTESIAFSPDGTILMAGSSVAGINEDEAVALWNPRTGEQLDTLMNEGDEVRDLAFGPEGLLVACALESSVVMWRPG
- a CDS encoding SDR family NAD(P)-dependent oxidoreductase; this translates as MVNLHQRVILITGAGRGIGRALAHYLAKHGAHVIVNDIGTAIDGTGIDTSVAHTVATEITANGHTAIADTHDITDFAQAANLIDHAVDAFGDLDVVVNNAATERNLGLLDLTESDFRSVIDVSLTGTFAVSHHAAVHWRDRHTGPDSPRRNLIHTASGSGLLNPLPTQTNYAAAKAGVAAMTTVHALELARYNIAVNCLSPSMVRTRLTEATPGMPAPVDNGFDPNHPRVCAPIVAYLADADCTLNGQVLSVRGGTVAVNRGWSLGDHVHKDDYWTPDELADQLPHLTHDDPHDTLAATLDAALGTGFAAGGRDAFQGFINSALDNAAAAHTT
- a CDS encoding DUF2267 domain-containing protein is translated as MKHDEFIGQVQARAQLPSRGAAEAATRATLETLGERVPENVADHLASQLPGEIGEHLRRTEVMGGLGTGERFDLHEFVRRVADRGRVDEPVAVYQARVVLEVTDEATEGIMDKVRLQLPDDLRHLVDAGSRGDMT
- a CDS encoding VOC family protein, translated to MRLRHITIDCANAYELARFWSEVTGWPISDVDEPGDSEVLLEAPDPVPGVLFIQVPEPKAVKNRVHFDWMPTERTRDEEVERAIGLGARLYEDHRVPDGRGWVTLLDPEGNEFCVERGQSERTG
- a CDS encoding siderophore ABC transporter substrate-binding protein; translation: MISKHRRAAVVAGAAVLALGLSACGGQDAAADEKTDTIEITDNHGTVTVPVSATSVVATDNRIFQTLDEWGIELSAAAVSLMDPERSYKNDDSIVDLGNHREPDLEALVAVQPDLVINGQRFADYYDDITGLVPDAAVVDLDPRDGEDFAAELKRQTEVLGQIFDHEEDAQDLIDAFDAAVERVKAAYDSEQTVMSVITSGSDINYSAPSVGRTLGPVFDILGLTPSIEAPEDSSGVDTGDDISVEAIADSNPDWILVMDRDAAVSANSGEAYTPADELIADSEALQNVSAVKAGNIVYMPQYTYLNEGIQTYTTFFNTIADAMEGQ
- a CDS encoding PucR family transcriptional regulator gives rise to the protein MPGEANRAGRPFMLGGRPLHTVIREQVTPLAKTLTQLIATEVDTYRRMDESDLNRDIVALVEHNLFMLANTFERGKAPEADELAVLRAAAGRGAHENHPLEDILAAYHLGARHATAQIFADADPEDYGDIVAAHKLLLDSNQVISAVVCAGYSTARESMRSQEQDARHTVVSALLDGARPMQAGAFAGVRLASRYLVLTVTIDPNPEELTDDPAGVRAGRSKLDRIRQVLDGRTPEPVLTVLDPAGGLLLVPTSESPAEWDDAAKLINLMTDVAGAPIWAAGELTEIAEVAQAARLTQEVLEVVRAFGRLPGLYRLSDVLLEYQLTRPSKAVTQLASLLDPLEDNPDLLHTLQVYLANSLDRRRTAALLHVHPNTVDYRLRRAVQLTGLDPLDPSHLQRIGAAITARRTKPR
- a CDS encoding phosphotransferase family protein; this translates as MAKPPLATSTIVEALAPRFGRIELAAITEGEESQAFGLHHTDGEFIVRVNRSDTGFRKDAWAHSTLGDHLPIPEVIHIGRIDDDHHYCVSTRLPGDIVQDTTDDRQLTELAPVMTEALELVNSVNPSHLNGYGDFDPATAATGHRRWRDVVLDLAATDLDHPNTPPDIASSEVERLRDVVTTLAADLPEEPRLVHGDFGANNPLVRDGRVTGVLDWGAAMVGDPLYDLANTRLWAPFLPCMRAHADHAEARLTEPDAPHRIRCYLLAIGLRATDYYLAAGQPHLASALFARIAGE